A single region of the Brassica rapa cultivar Chiifu-401-42 chromosome A03, CAAS_Brap_v3.01, whole genome shotgun sequence genome encodes:
- the LOC103857901 gene encoding protein EARLY FLOWERING 4: MKRNGETKRRRNVAEEAEQGGEDPAMWENLDRNFRQVQSVLDRNRSLIQQVNDNHQSKMADNMSKNVALIQELNGNISKVVSMYSDINTNFSSAFHGGNNRHDGGGGGTGTRAN, translated from the coding sequence atgaagaGGAACGGCGAAACGAAGCGGCGGAGGAACGTGGCAGAGGAGGCGGAGCAGGGAGGAGAAGATCCGGCGATGTGGGAGAATCTAGATCGGAATTTCAGACAAGTGCAATCGGTTTTGGACAGAAACAGATCACTGATCCAGCAGGTCAACGACAATCATCAATCAAAAATGGCTGATAACATGTCGAAGAACGTAGCTTTGATCCAGGAACTCAACGGAAACATCTCTAAGGTTGTTTCCATGTATTCTGATATCAATACCAATTTCTCATCGGCGTTTCACGGTGGCAATAACCGACAcgacggtggtggtggtggtaccGGAACCAGGGCTAATTAA
- the LOC103857904 gene encoding uncharacterized protein LOC103857904, with amino-acid sequence MEDIDAVQKPVVVDPPLHNEAPPSTAQRRPVVVAADAAPPAEFHLIQRIQRALVELRELRNQFNAILREIELEVGGGGGGGGEEEGAESSVEDPEDDSDS; translated from the exons ATGGAAGACATTGATGCTGTCCAAAAACCAGTTGTTGTCGACCCTCCTTTACACAACGAAGCTCCTCCTTCGACTGCTCAGCGCCGGCCGGTGGTTGTCGCCGCCGACGCAGCTCCACCGGCGGAGTTTCATCTCATTCAGCGGATTCAACGAGCTCTTGTGGAACTGCGCGAGTTGAGGAACCAGTTTAATGCTATTCTTAGGGAAATAGAACTCGAAG tgggaggaggaggaggaggaggaggagaagaagagggcGCGGAATCATCAGTGGAGGATCCAGAGGACGACTCTGATTCTTAG
- the LOC103857905 gene encoding LOW QUALITY PROTEIN: putative ABC1 protein At2g40090 (The sequence of the model RefSeq protein was modified relative to this genomic sequence to represent the inferred CDS: inserted 1 base in 1 codon), which translates to MAARALRTKLLLVGSAVCAGSGAAFIASSEDPSRTLKLCTNIPPRLFRNTVTAASIAFDYEYSLSGLAEGSSEKAKVKHEVHLRSAQKLQELCFKNGGIYIKLGQHIGQLDYLVPEEYVHTMRESMLNKCPVSSYEQVCEVFKKEVGETPDKVFAEFDPVPIASASLAQVHVARTHGGEKVAVKVQHAHMTDTAAADTAAVGVIVNTLHRIFPSFDYRWLLDEMSESLPKELDFLVEAKNSEKCLDNFRKMSPHIAEYVYAPTVYWNLSSSKLLTMEFMDGAQVNDVAKIKKLGIQPYEVSKLVSQTFAEMMFKHGFVHCDPHAANLIVRPSGKRNIYGKQKPQLVLLDHGLYKELDFDTRFNYASLWKALVFSDANAIKQHSAKLGAGEXLYVLFAGILTMRPWKQVINTSADHLVIKGTTEDRSELQMYASQYFPQISELLRRLPRVILLMLKTNDCLRSVNNELVKGSSLESFLIVGKVSSEAVLEAKWSQKKSLVQWLKVWLEGFSVEARLWVMQFALWVLQVRNALTL; encoded by the exons ATGGCGGCAAGAGCCCTCCGTACAAAGCTCCTCCTTGTTGGTTCCGCCGTATGCGCTGGTTCCGGCGCCGCCTTCATTGCTTCTTCCGAAGACCCATCTAGAACTCTCAAGCTCTGCACCAACATCCCTCCCCGCCTCTTCCGCAACACCGTAACCGCCGCCTCCATCGCTTTCG ATTATGAATACTCCTTGTCCGGTTTGGCTGAGGGAAGCAGTGAGAAGGCTAAGGTCAAACATGAAGTCCACTTAAGGTCAGCTCAAAAGCTTCAAGAGCTCTGTTTCAAAAATGGAGGAATCTATATCAAACTCGGCCAGCATATAGGACAATTA GATTATCTTGTGCCTGAGGAGTATGTTCATACTATGAGGGAGTCTATGTTGAACAAATGCCCTGTTTCTTCGTATGAGCAAGTATGTGAGGTTTTCAAGAAAGAGGTTGGAGAGACGCCAGACAAA GTGTTTGCTGAATTTGACCCTGTTCCTATTGCAAGTGCTTCCCTTGCTCAAGTTCATGTTGCTCGCACCCATGGTGGGGAAAAAGTCGCTGTCAAG GTTCAGCATGCGCATATGACAGACACTGCAGCAGCAGATACTGCAGCTGTTGGAGTTATTGTGAACACCTTGCACCGGATATTCCCATCATTTGACTACAG GTGGTTGCTAGATGAAATGAGTGAAAGCTTACCAAAG GAACTAGATTTTTTGGTAGAGGCGAAAAACAGTGAGAAATGTCTGGATAATTTTAGGAAGATGTCTCCCCATATTGCAGAGTATGTCTATGCACCAACAGTCTATTGGAACTTGAGCTCCTCTAAGCTCTTGACTATGGAGTTCATGGACGGTGCTCAAGTCAATGATGTTGCTAAGATCAAAAAGCTTGGGATCCAGCCCTATGAAGTCTCAAAGCTA GTGAGTCAAACATTTGCAGAGATGATGTTTAAACACGGCTTTGTGCATTGTGATCCACACGCTGCCAACTTGATCGTTCGTCCTTCTGGTAAAAGAAACATATACGGCAAGCAAAAACCACAGCTGGTGCTTCTTGACCATGGCTTATACAAGGAGCTTGACTTCGACACAAGATTCAACTACGCTTCACTATGGAAAGCCCTGGTCTTCTCAGATGCTAACGCCATAAAACAACACAGTGCCAAGCTAGGAGCTGGAG GTCTCTACGTCCTTTTCGCGGGGATTCTCACAATGAGACCGTGGAAGCAAGTCATTAACACATCAGCGGATCATTTGGTCATCAAAGGCACTACAGAAGACAGGTCAGAGCTGCAGATGTATGCTTCACAGTACTTCCCTCAAATCTCTGAGCTTCTGAGGAGGCTGCCACGTGTGATTCTTCTGATGCTGAAGACCAACGACTGTCTCAGGTCGGTCAACAATGAGCTGGTGAAAGGGTCGTCTCTTGAGTCGTTCTTGATCGTTGGGAAAGTGTCTTCTGAAGCGGTTTTGGAGGCGAAGTGGTCACAGAAGAAGTCGTTGGTGCAGTGGTTGAAGGTGTGGCTTGAAGGCTTCTCTGTGGAAGCGAGGCTGTGGGTGATGCAGTTTGCACTTTGGGTCTTGCAAGTGAGAAACGCGTTGACTCTATAG
- the LOC103857906 gene encoding uncharacterized protein LOC103857906: MGFSKEEISKSTRFWSSLWRGIKTVFVLFTMFLSFLLVSAPIFLAVADALLPSALLHRLSSPANLSSHLTNYDFRHSLIDIPLISIVRSAVILCVYGLCDGPKLSRGPYLTITMICSVSSLIYVSLKAAFVFGEPANGDGGGSYFRAAEVALFLCSSVLAIGHIVVAYRTSCKERRKLLVFKIDIEAVSACKNVYPRYQKILQQERLK; this comes from the exons ATGGGTTTTAGCAAAGAAGAGATTAGCAAAAGCACAAGGTTCTGGTCTTCCCTATGGAGAGGCATCAAAACTGTATTCGTTCTGTTCACAATGTTCCTCTCTTTCCTCCTCGTCTCTGCTCCGATCTTCCTCGCCGTCGCCGACGCTCTCCTCCCTTCCGCCCTCCTCCACCGCCTCTCCTCGCCAGCGAATCTCTCTTCTCATCTCACCAACTACGATTTCCGTCACTCCCTCATCGATATTCCATTAATCTCCATCGTTAGATCCGCCGTTATACTCT GTGTTTACGGGCTTTGCGACGGACCCAAGCTGTCGAGAGGTCCGTATCTGACAATAACGATGATTTGCTCTGTTTCCTCTCTGATCTACGTTTCGTTAAAAGCGGCGTTTGTGTTCGGCGAGCCGGCGAACGGAGACGGCGGAGGTAGTTACTTCAGAGCGGCGGAAGTGGCTCTGTTTCTCTGCTCGTCGGTTTTAGCCATCGGTCACATAGTTGTGGCGTATAGAACAAGTTGTAAAGAGAGGAGAAAGCTCCTCGTCTTCAAAATCGACATTGAAGCC GTTTCTGCATGTAAAAACGTATACCCGAGATACCAAAAGATCCTCCAACAAGAGAGGCTCAAGTAG
- the LOC103857907 gene encoding phosphoinositide phospholipase C 6 has product MGKEKKTESYDNGSYNYKMFKCFNRKFKINEVQPTDDVRDAFCQFSVGGSGRGAGGDGDSSDDGVMGAEQLCSFLDDNQVNSATTVAEAQRLIDEVIRRRHHVTRFTRHGLDLDDFFNFLFYDDLNPPITPNVHQDMSAPLSHYFIYTGHNSYLTGNQLSSDCSEVPVIKALQRGVRVIELDLWPNSTGTDINVLHGRTLTTPVPLITCLKSIRDHAFSSSPYPVIITLEDHLTADLQAKVAEMATQIFGQMLYYPESESLEEFPSPASLLHRIIISTKPPKEYLESRNPIGKQKENGNVSPSSEEETPGTEEIQTLESILFYQDCDNKSDSDQEEEEASEDQKPAYKRLITIHAGKPKGTVKEEMKVVVDKVRRLSLSEQELDRTCSSNSQDVVRFTQKNLLRIYPKGTRFNSSNYKPLIGWTHGAQMIAFNMQGYGRSLWLMHGMFRANGGCGYVKKPNFLMKKGFHDEVFDPKKKLHVKETLKVKVYMGDGWRLDFSHTHFDTYSPPDFYTKVFIVGVPADNAKRKTRVIEDNWYPIWDEEFSFPLTVPELALLRIEVREYDMSDKDDFGGQTCLPVSELRPGIRSVPLYDKKGEKMKSVRLLMRFIFE; this is encoded by the exons atggggaaggagaagaaaacagAGTCATACGACAATGGAAGCTACAACTACAAAATGTTCAAATGCTTCAACCGCAAATTCAAGATCAACGAAGTCCAACCTACAGACGACGTCCGCGACGCCTTCTGCCAGTTCTCCGTCGGCGGAAGCGGCAGAGGAGCCGGAGGCGACGGTGATTCCAGCGACGACGGCGTTATGGGGGCAGAGCAGCTCTGTTCTTTCCTCGACGACAACCAAGTCAACTCAGCAACCACCGTCGCCGAGGCTCAACGTTTAATCGACGAGGTCATACGACGGCGACACCACGTCACGCGGTTCACACGTCACGGCCTCGACCTAGacgatttcttcaacttcctttTCTACGACGATCTCAATCCTCCCATCACTCCTAAC GTGCATCAAGACATGTCAGCTCCATTGTCGCATTACTTTATATACACGGGGCACAACTCGTATCTCACGGGGAACCAACTAAGCAGCGATTGTAGCGAAGTCCCTGTGATCAAAGCTTTGCAAAGAGGAGTTCGTGTCATTGAGCTTGATCTTTGGCCTAACTCTACTGGAACAGATATCAATGTTCTTCACGGAAg AACGCTCACGACCCCTGTACCGCTGATCACATGCTTGAAATCGATAAGAGATCATGCGTTTTCAAGCTCGCCTTATCCGGTTATCATCACCTTAGAGGATCATCTTACTGCTGATCTTCAAGCCAAAGTGGCTGAG ATGGCTACGCAGATATTTGGACAAATGTTGTATTACCCTGAATCAGAAAGCTTAGAAGAGTTTCCTTCTCCTGCTTCACTGCTTCATCGGATAATCATCTCAACTAAACCACCTAAAGAGTATCTTGAGTCAAGAAACCCTATTGGTAAACAAAAGGAGAATGGTAATGTATCTCCATCTTCAGAGGAGGAAACGCCTGGAACTGAGGAGATTCAGACACTAGAAAGTATATTGTTTTACCAAGATTGTGACAACAAG agtgatagtgatcaagaggaagaagaagcgaGTGAAGATCAGAAACCAGCATATAAAAGGTTGATCACTATTCATGCTGGGAAACCAAAGGGAACGGTGAAGGAAGAGATGAAAGTTGTGGTTGACAAAGTGAGACGTTTGAGTTTAAGTGAGCAAGAACTTGACAGGACTTGTTCATCCAACAGTCAAGATGTTGTAAG GTTTACACAGAAGAATTTGCTTAGGATATACCCTAAAGGGACAAGGTTTAACTCCTCAAACTACAAACCACTTATTGGTTGGACTCATGGAGCACAAATGATTGCATTcaatatgcag GGATATGGGAGATCTCTGTGGTTGATGCACGGTATGTTTAGAGCCAATGGAGGTTGTGGATATGTCAAGAAACCTAACTTCTTGATGAAGAAAGGGTTTCATGACGAAGTCTTTGACCCTAAGAAGAAACTTCATGTTAAAGAAACGTTAAAG GTGAAAGTATATATGGGAGACGGATGGCGTCTGGACTTCAGTCACACTCATTTTGATACATATTCTCCTCCTGATTTCTACACTAAG GTGTTCATAGTGGGTGTACCAGCAGATAACGCAAAAAGGAAGACAAGAGTAATAGAAGACAATTGGTATCCAATTTGGGATGAGGAGTTCAGTTTCCCATTAACAGTTCCAGAGCTTGCATTGCTTAGGATCGAAGTCAGAGAGTATGATATGTCTGATAAGGATGATTTTGGTGGACAAACATGCTTACCTGTATCAGAATTAAGACCCGGGATTCGATCTGTGCCTTTGTATGATAAGAAGGGTGAGAAAATGAAGTCAGTACGGCTTCTAATGCGTTTCATCTTCGAATGA
- the LOC103857908 gene encoding protein SMAX1-LIKE 8, with protein MPTAVNVAKQCLTTESSYALEEAVNVARRRGHSQTTSLHAVSALLSLPTSVLRDACARVRNSAYSPRLQFKALDLCLSVSLDRIQSGHQQPGSDDPPVSNSLMAAIKRSQAHQRRLPESFRLYQEMSQSSQSSSSLSCVKVELRQLILSILDDPVVSRVFGEAGFRSSELKLSIIRPIPHLFRYSSPRGQQQQPLFLCNVTGNHPEPELNPVRWGFSVSNRNLTGDSSDHRRISDVFTREKARNPLLVGVSAYSVLNDFFKSLENRTDGLMAVNIGSEISDQIKVKFDKTFIDARFRDLGKVAEQGSGPGLVLNYGDLRVFTDGEGNVSAASYIVGKVSELLRRSGRRVWLIGATANNDVYEKMVRKFPNVEKDWDLQLLTITNTLRSCSPHHKSSLMGSFVPFGGFFSTPFDMKLPFSGFNKEITEPVSSISDQTQSTLPPWLQMTTIPDLNQKSDPKTKEGLESFCGNNSTSSASASTGSAKSVTTDLNLRMCPVTPGFGLKTRSASSACLDNPRDLNAESFKIIYQRLTNRVSGQDEAARVISCALSQPPKISTRRDVWLNLVGHDNVGKRRMSLVLAEIVYQSEHRFMPVDLGVADHGMSGCDDVMLLRGKTMVDHIFEVMCRNPFCVVFLENIDKADEKLQVSLSKAIETGKFMDSHGREVGIGNTTFVMTSSSVQDYGTVTTYSEEQLLRVKDMQVEIWIETASCLSSEKKRKLGLGETVETGKRLNRTTNGVLDLNLPAQETEETYQNSKLWLVNLKKHDSLIKVPFKPFDFEGLAERIKRILKETFAKCVRSDCLLEIDPKIMERLLAAIYFSDNRKDIIKELMEKVMAKVFLHVKERYEITSGCVVKLVGRDLDVLSEDEMDLFLVKSQQVKK; from the exons ATGCCAACTGCGGTGAACGTAGCGAAGCAATGCTTGACAACAGAATCATCCTACGCGCTAGAAGAAGCCGTGAACGTGGCGCGTCGACGAGGACACTCTCAAACGACGTCGCTCCACGCCGTATCCGCTCTACTCTCTCTACCAACCTCCGTCTTACGCGACGCGTGCGCTCGTGTCCGTAACTCAGCTTACTCTCCTCGTCTCCAGTTCAAAGCTCTAGATCTCTGCCTCAGCGTTTCGTTAGACCGGATCCAATCGGGTCATCAGCAACCCGGGTCCGACGACCCGCCTGTCTCGAACTCTCTCATGGCTGCGATAAAACGGTCTCAAGCTCACCAGCGTCGTCTCCCGGAGAGTTTCAGACTGTACCAAGAGATGTCTCAGAGTAGTCAGAGCTCGAGTTCGCTTTCTTGCGTGAAGGTGGAGCTTCGTCAGCTGATTCTATCGATCTTGGATGACCCGGTTGTGAGTCGGGTATTCGGTGAAGCGGGGTTTCGGAGCTCCGAGTTAAAGCTCTCGATTATCCGACCAATCCCTCATCTCTTCCGTTATTCATCTCCACGTGGACAGCAGCAACAGCCTCTGTTCCTTTGTAACGTAACCGGGAATCATCCCGAACCGGAATTGAACCCGGTTCGGTGGGGTTTCAGCGTCTCAAACCGGAATCTAACCGGTGATTCTTCTGATCACCGGAGGATCAGCGATGTTTTCACGAGGGAAAAAGCGAGGAATCCTCTGCTTGTGGGTGTATCGGCTTATAGTGTATTAAACGATTTTTTTAAGTCGCTCGAAAACCGAACCGACGGTTTGATGGCGGTTAACATCGGTTCAGAAATATCCGACCAAATAAAAGTCAAGTTCGATAAAACGTTCATCGACGCTAGGTTTCGCGATCTAGGGAAAGTGGCTGAGCAAGGCTCAGGACCTGGTTTAGTCTTGAACTACGGAGATTTGAGGGTATTCACTGACGGTGAAGGAAACGTGTCGGCGGCTAGTTACATTGTGGGTAAGGTTTCGGAGCTGTTGCGGAGAAGCGGGAGGAGAGTGTGGTTGATCGGAGCGACGGCGAACAACGACGTTTATGAGAAGATGGTGAGGAAGTTTCCGAACGTGGAGAAAGACTGGGACTTGCAGTTACTCACCATCACCAATACTCTTAGGTCTTGTTCGCCTCACCACAAATCCAG TTTGATGGGATCGTTTGTTCCATTTGGTGGATTCTTCTCAACACCTTTTGACATGAAACTACCTTTCTCCGGTTTTAACAAGGAAATCACCGAACCGGTTTCTTCCATATCCGACCAGACCCAATCTACCTTGCCACCTTGGTTGCAGATGACCACAATACCCGATTTAAACCAAAAATCTGATCCCAAG ACCAAAGAAGGGTTGGAATCATTTTGTGGTAATAACTCCACGAGCAGTGCTTCTGCATCAACCGGTTCAGCTAAATCGGTCACGACTGATCTGAATCTAAGGATGTGTCCGGTCACCCCAGGCTTTGGTCTCAAGACACGATCTGCGTCCTCTGCTTGCTTGGATAATCCAAGGGATCTCAACGCAGAGAGCTTCAAGATTATATACCAAAGGTTAACCAATAGAGTTTCAGGGCAAGATGAGGCTGCTAGGGTTATCAGCTGCGCATTATCACAACCACCTAAGATTAGCACTAGAAGAGATGTTTGGCTCAATTTGGTTGGACATGATAACGTAGGTAAGAGGAGGATGTCGCTTGTGCTTGCTGAGATTGTGTATCAAAGTGAACACAGATTCATGCCCGTTGATCTTGGTGTTGCGGATCATGGAATGAGCGGTTGTGATGATGTGATGCTGTTGAGAGGAAAGACAATGGTGGATCATATCTTTGAAGTGATGTGTAGGAACCCTTTCTGTGTAGTGTTCCTTGAGAACATTGACAAGGCTGATGAGAAGCTGCAGGTAAGCTTGTCTAAGGCTATTGAAACTGGAAAGTTTATGGATTCGCATGGAAGAGAAGTTGGTATCGGAAACACAACGTTTGTTATGACTTCGTCGTCAGTCCAAGATTATGGAACAGTAACCACTTATTCTGAAGAGCAACTCTTGAGAGTAAAAGACATGCAAGTGGAGATATGGATCGAAACTGCGTCCTGTCTGAGCTCGGAGAAAAAGAGGAAGCTAGGTTTGGGAGAAACTGTAGAGACGGGGAAAAGGTTGAACAGAACAACTAATGGAGTTCTTGATCTGAACCTTCCGGCGCAAGAAACCGAGGAAACATATCAGAACTCAAAGCTTTGGTTAGTGAATTTGAAGAAACACGACAGTCTCATTAAGGTTCCTTTTAAGCCTTTTGACTTTGAAGGATTAGCAGAAAGAATCAAAAGGATCTTAAAAGAAACATTTGCAAAGTGTGTGAGATCAGATTGTTTGCTGGAGATTGACCCTAAGATCATGGAACGATTACTAGCAGCTATTTATTTCTCGGACAATAGAAAAGATATCATCAAAGAGTTGATGGAGAAAGTAATGGCTAAAGTGTTCTTGCATGTTAAAGAAAGGTATGAAATCACTTCTGGTTGTGTAGTAAAACTGGTTGGCCGAGATCTTGACGTTTTGAGTGAGGACGAAATGGACTTGTTCCTTGTAAAATCTCAGCAGGTTAAAAAGTAG
- the LOC103857910 gene encoding zinc finger CCCH domain-containing protein 29, producing the protein MCGSERNLCSSRTILTEDELMRAKAEQERVDATMCLLELAACDDLPSFKRQTEESSLDINEPGLWYCKRVGSKKMGFQERTPLMVAAMYGSIEVLTYIISTGRSDVNRVSSDEEKVTALHCAVSGCSVSIVQVIKILLDASASPNFLDANQNKPVDLLVQASRFIPNQTRKAVELLLTGVISSEEEEVMKSVVSKYPADATLPDINEGVYGTDEFRMFSFKVKPCSRAYSHDWTECPFVHPGENARRRDPRKFPYSCVPCLEFRKGSCPKGDSCEYAHGVFESWLHPAQYKTRLCKDETCCARKVCFFAHRRDELRAVNASTGSAMVSPPMSPSSPSVTLSPRHGGLWQNRVNGLTPPPLQLNGSRLKSRLSTRDVDMEMELRLRRGAYDSPSSVMQLQSPSRSHYPSSPNRQPPPHGFESSAAMAAAVMNARSSAFARRSLSFKPAPVATSNVVSEWGSPNGKLEWGMQREEMNKMRRSASVGIHGNNNNSYNNVSVSVRDYSDEPDVSWVNSLVKESEPERAFGLNERVGNTFKVRSWAEQMYIDHEKQQIVA; encoded by the coding sequence ATGTGCGGCTCAGAGAGAAACCTCTGCTCTTCAAGAACCATTTTAACAGAAGATGAACTCATGAGGGCCAAAGCAGAACAAGAGCGTGTTGACGCCACCATGTGTCTTCTTGAACTCGCAGCCTGCGATGATCTACCATCGTTCAAGAGACAAACCGAAGAGAGCTCTCTGGATATCAACGAACCGGGCTTGTGGTACTGCAAACGGGTCGGGTCAAAGAAGATGGGGTTCCAAGAAAGAACACCTCTCATGGTTGCTGCTATGTACGGAAGCATCGAAGTTCTAACTTACATAATCTCCACAGGAAGATCAGACGTGAACAGAGTTTCAAGCGACGAGGAGAAAGTCACAGCTCTTCACTGTGCTGTTTCTGGCTGTTCTGTCTCTATCGTCCAAGTCATCAAGATCTTGCTTGATGCCTCCGCTTCACCTAACTTCCTTGATGCTAACCAAAACAAACCGGTTGATTTATTGGTTCAAGCTTCTCGGTTTATACCTAACCAGACTAGAAAAGCGGTTGAGCTTCTGTTAACCGGAGTTATTAGTTCAGAAGAGGAGGAAGTGATGAAGAGTGTTGTGAGTAAGTATCCAGCAGATGCAACTCTCCCTGATATCAACGAAGGCGTTTATGGAACAGACGAGTTTAGGATGTTTAGCTTCAAGGTCAAGCCATGTTCTAGGGCTTACTCACACGACTGGACCGAGTGTCCTTTTGTTCATCCTGGCGAGAACGCGAGGAGGAGAGATCCGAGGAAGTTTCCTTACAGCTGTGTCCCTTGTCTTGAGTTTCGTAAAGGGTCTTGTCCTAAAGGAGATTCTTGCGAGTATGCGCACGGTGTTTTCGAGTCTTGGCTTCACCCTGCTCAGTATAAGACACGGCTTTGTAAAGACGAGACGTGTTGCGCAAGGAAGGTTTGTTTCTTTGCTCATAGGAGGGATGAGCTGAGAGCTGTTAATGCTTCCACTGGCTCAGCAATGGTTTCACCACCGATGTCTCCTTCATCGCCGAGTGTTACTTTGTCTCCAAGACACGGTGGTTTATGGCAGAACAGAGTTAATGGCCTTACACCACCACCGTTGCAGCTTAACGGTAGTAGGTTGAAGTCGAGATTGAGCACTAGAGATGTGGATATGGAGATGGAGCTAAGGCTTCGTCGTGGTGCTTATGATTCTCCTTCTTCTGTGATGCAACTTCAATCTCCAAGCAGGAGCCATTACCCTTCTTCTCCTAATAGGCAACCGCCTCCACACGGGTTCGAGTCTTCAGCAGCTATGGCAGCTGCGGTGATGAACGCGAGATCATCAGCGTTTGCTAGACGCAGTTTGAGTTTCAAACCAGCTCCGGTTGCTACTTCGAATGTTGTTTCGGAGTGGGGATCGCCTAACGGGAAGCTTGAGTGGGGAATGCAAAGAGAGGAGATGAACAAGATGAGGAGAAGTGCCTCCGTTGGCATTCAcggaaacaacaacaacagttaCAACAATGTGTCGGTTTCTGTAAGAGACTACAGTGATGAGCCAGATGTCTCCTGGGTGAACTCTTTGGTGAAAGAGAGTGAGCCTGAGAGAGCCTTTGGGTTGAATGAGCGGGTAGGGAACACGTTTAAGGTGCGGTCGTGGGCAGAGCAAATGTACATAGACCATGAGAAGCAGCAGATTGTGGCATAA